A region of Salvelinus namaycush isolate Seneca chromosome 9, SaNama_1.0, whole genome shotgun sequence DNA encodes the following proteins:
- the st8sia2 gene encoding alpha-2,8-sialyltransferase 8B produces the protein MQLEFRTLIFGIVTLLVIFLIIADIAEVQEEIGNIGGSRTLYLHSVIPKPNRNVAVKANPTPLVNEGEDKSPASPSGSKNATRLSSDNWTFNRTLSSLIRKNILRFFDPERDISILKGTLKPGDVIHYVFDRQSTTNISENLYRLLPTASPMKNQHHRRCAIVGNSGILLNSSCGPEIDSHDFVIRCNLAPVEEYAGDVGRRTNLVTMNPSVVQRAFHDLASEQWRERFLQRLRGLSGSVLWIPAFMAKGGEERVEWAIRLILLHTVDVHTAFPSLRLLHAVRGYWLTNNVQIKRPTTGLLMYTMATRFCEEIHLYGFWPFPRDSQGKPVKYHYYDTLTYEYTSHASPHTMPLEFRTLSSLHRQGALRLNTGSCDAGM, from the exons ATGCAGTTAGAATTCCGAACATTGATATTTGGAATTGTAACACTGCTGGTCATATTTCTGATCATTGCTGATATTGCTGAAGTCCAGGAAGAAATTGG GAATATTGGAGgttccagaacattgtacttgcACAGTGTCATCCCAAAACCCAACAG AAATGTAGCAGTGAAAGCCAATCCTACACCTTTAGTCAATGAAGGGGAGGACAAGAGTCCTGCTTCTCCTTCAGGCTCGAAAAATGCCACCAGGCTCTCTTCAGATAACTGGACCTTCAACAGAACCCTCTCCAGCCTCATCAG GAAGAACATCCTGAGGTTCTTTGACCCAGAGAGGGACATCTCTATTCTGAAGGGCACATTGAAACCTGGAGATGTCATCCACTACGTCTTTGACCGTCAGAGCACTACCAACATCTCAGAGAACCTGTACCGGTTGCTACCCACTGCATCCCCCATGAAGAACCAGCACCACAGACGCTGTGCCATCGTAGGGAACTCTGGGATCCTACTCAATAGCAGCTGTGGGCCAGAGATAGACTCCCATGACTTTGTTATCAG ATGTAACCTGGCACCAGTGGAGGAGTATGCTGGGGATGTGGGGCGGCGCACCAACCTGGTGACCATGAACCCGTCGGTGGTGCAGCGGGCCTTCCATGACCTGGCCAGTGAGCAGTGGAGGGAGCGCTTCCTGCAGCGGCTCCGGGGCCTCAGCGGCAGCGTGTTGTGGATCCCAGCCTTCATGGccaagggaggagaggagagggtggagtgGGCCATCCGTCTCATCCTGCTGCACACGGTGGATGTGCACACCGCCTTCCCCTCACTGCGCCTTCTCCATGCTGTCAGAGG GTATTGGCTGACTAACAATGTCCAGATCAAGAGACCCACTACTGGTCTGTTGATGTACACCATGGCCACTCGCTTCTGTGAGGAGATCCATCTGTACGGCTTCTGGCCTTTCCCTCGGGATTCACAGGGGAAACCAGTCAAGTACCATtactatgacactctgacctaCGAGTACACATCCCATGCCAGTCCACACACTATGCCATTGGAGTTCAGGACACTGAGTTCACTCCACAGACAGGGGGCGCTGCGACTCAACACTGGCTCTTGTGATGCAGGAATGTAA